One Sphingobium sp. CAP-1 genomic region harbors:
- a CDS encoding ROK family protein, whose amino-acid sequence MSGPLVAAVELGGTKIFVLRARGQEIFERVMIPTTTPQETLGMARELLARWQSQEPLSALGIASFGPLRLDRNAADFGIMLPTPKPGWTGADIFGVLAGALPCPAAIDTDVNAAALAEARWGAGAEGERLSDCLCYLTIGTGLGGGFALNGQPLHGAMHPELGHIHVRRAAGDAFPGACPFHGDCIEGLVSGPALARRFGLPGDRIAADDPRWDFVAHDIAQLVCTILLTTAARQVLIGGGVGMGRAGLLDRVREKVVVQLNGYLPFVRQDTIATIVRTPALGEQAGPLGAVALALDALKGENEG is encoded by the coding sequence ATGAGCGGTCCACTCGTCGCCGCCGTCGAACTGGGCGGAACCAAGATATTCGTTCTCCGCGCACGCGGGCAGGAGATTTTCGAGCGGGTGATGATCCCGACAACGACTCCCCAGGAAACATTGGGCATGGCAAGGGAGTTGTTGGCCCGTTGGCAGTCGCAGGAGCCCCTGTCCGCGCTGGGCATCGCCTCCTTCGGGCCATTGCGTCTGGACCGGAATGCCGCCGATTTCGGGATAATGTTGCCCACACCAAAACCGGGGTGGACGGGCGCGGACATATTCGGTGTTCTGGCAGGCGCGCTGCCTTGCCCTGCCGCGATTGATACGGACGTGAATGCGGCTGCGCTGGCCGAGGCGCGCTGGGGCGCCGGAGCGGAGGGGGAGCGGCTTTCGGACTGCCTCTGCTACCTCACCATCGGTACCGGACTTGGCGGCGGTTTTGCGCTGAACGGCCAGCCATTGCATGGCGCGATGCACCCGGAACTGGGACATATTCATGTTCGCCGGGCGGCGGGCGATGCGTTTCCGGGCGCCTGCCCCTTTCATGGCGATTGCATTGAGGGGTTGGTCAGCGGGCCGGCGCTGGCCCGTCGCTTTGGCCTGCCCGGTGACAGGATCGCGGCCGATGATCCGCGCTGGGATTTCGTCGCGCATGACATAGCGCAGCTTGTCTGCACCATTTTGCTGACCACCGCCGCGCGGCAAGTGCTGATCGGCGGTGGCGTGGGAATGGGCCGGGCCGGTCTGCTCGATCGGGTGCGCGAAAAGGTGGTGGTGCAGCTAAACGGCTATCTGCCGTTCGTGCGGCAAGACACTATCGCGACGATTGTCCGCACGCCCGCATTGGGTGAGCAAGCCGGGCCATTGGGTGCGGTCGCCCTTGCCCTCGACGCGTTGAAGGGGGAGAATGAAGGATGA
- a CDS encoding LacI family DNA-binding transcriptional regulator — protein sequence MTDHHDEPVRSITDLARIAGVSVSTVSRALTSKGALNKDTRRRIQELAAKHGFQLNVAAQNLRLGRTGAIAVLLPLGHERGQHLSDPFFMAMLGFLADELTERGYDLLLSRVLPDGEDWLDSFIRAGRVDGVIIIGQSNQSAVLDRTARHYRPLVIWGAHAERNQYLTVGTDNVAGGALAARHLLDRGRGKLAYFGNVAVPEFAARYEGFLSALPADGRDRVELVHAHVTPEASYRVASDYFAAGHRPDGIFAASDVTAMSVITAAAEQNIRVPDQLSVVGFDDVPLARLSNPPLTTIRQDIQRGAALLVELLCQLLSGEEPASIQIAPEMVTRESS from the coding sequence ATGACGGATCATCATGACGAACCTGTCCGCAGCATAACCGACCTCGCCCGGATCGCGGGCGTTTCGGTATCGACGGTGTCACGCGCACTGACATCGAAGGGCGCGCTCAACAAGGATACGCGCCGCCGTATTCAGGAACTGGCGGCCAAGCACGGCTTCCAGCTCAATGTCGCGGCACAGAATCTGCGACTGGGCCGGACCGGGGCGATCGCCGTCCTGCTGCCATTGGGGCATGAGCGTGGACAGCATCTGTCCGATCCCTTCTTCATGGCCATGCTGGGCTTTCTGGCGGACGAACTGACCGAACGCGGTTATGATCTGCTCCTGTCCCGCGTGCTGCCCGATGGCGAGGACTGGCTGGACAGCTTCATCCGCGCGGGCCGGGTCGACGGCGTCATCATCATCGGCCAGTCCAATCAGAGCGCCGTGCTGGACCGCACAGCCCGCCATTATCGTCCGCTGGTCATCTGGGGCGCCCATGCGGAGCGCAATCAATATCTGACTGTGGGCACGGACAATGTCGCCGGGGGCGCGCTTGCGGCGCGACACCTGCTGGACCGCGGGCGCGGCAAGCTGGCCTATTTCGGCAATGTCGCCGTGCCTGAATTCGCGGCGCGCTATGAAGGGTTTCTGTCGGCCCTGCCCGCAGATGGACGGGATCGAGTCGAACTGGTCCATGCCCATGTGACGCCGGAGGCAAGCTATCGTGTCGCTTCCGATTATTTCGCGGCGGGCCATCGCCCCGATGGCATATTCGCGGCGTCCGACGTGACCGCCATGAGCGTCATCACGGCCGCCGCCGAACAGAATATCCGCGTGCCCGACCAACTTTCGGTGGTGGGCTTCGATGATGTGCCGCTGGCGCGGCTATCCAATCCGCCGCTGACCACCATCCGGCAGGATATCCAGCGCGGGGCGGCTTTGCTGGTCGAACTGCTGTGCCAGTTGCTGTCGGGCGAGGAACCCGCCTCGATCCAGATCGCACCGGAGATGGTGACGCGGGAATCGAGCTGA
- a CDS encoding TonB-dependent receptor domain-containing protein, whose product MKTSIQFSRISTIAFAMACLAAPALAQEAAPAETPSETGAERGPISGEDIVVTAAAGDKSRFRSSISVSQVSQEAIQNFTPRSEAEVLRSIPGLQPSDTAGPGGNANIGVRGIPVSTGGSEYVALQEDGLPVTLFGDIQFGNNDYWLRFDQNVERVEAVRGGSASTFASQAPGAVINYISKTGDKEGGSIGLSKGLNFRETRVDFDYGGPISDTLRFHVGGYAREGGGPTNEDFNILRGYQVKANLTKDFADGKGFIRFNFKRLDEHAPTNTTMPSLVTIDGSKITDFKPMPTFDARSGSTYSIYQRDFQYVDSNGALKTTDVEGIHPRVTSVGAQFHYELSDMLTVDNSFRYTDMSGNFTTQFLNVASTASVLGSTVNGQTVGAIRYAAGPNKGQTYSGAYLNNNPNINTLMKDMGSIANNLALTGKFDVGGGKVTVQAGWFHMSQNIVQDWHVNRQYSALEGENAAPLNLYSTTGTQITAAGQAGLNDNWGSCCARSVDLKYTDDAPFLSANYSGGGFDLDASIRFDRVRGEGTAQAGVAGPDYVVSDEVGSATLPSMLPGGAIERINYSRSYTSWSFGALYAFNTSTSVFARVSRGGRFNADRRTLGGNFNADGSLNSQGASTAINFLNQQEVGVKHRGFVGGSGNYSVEVTGFRSTLTENNYDFTRINNPAPNNDPNISNDYRSWGIELTGRLNVGDFHLAVDATWVNPKIVDSATAALAGNRPGGIPKLTYLISPSYDAGLFAVGLSASGQSSAPNDDFNLYAVRGTTFFNGFVKVRPVENLELGLNANNLFDTLGYRGGGQLLPISATTGIFQNSAVYGRTVTASIRYNF is encoded by the coding sequence ATGAAAACCAGCATTCAGTTTAGCCGCATTTCCACAATCGCATTCGCGATGGCCTGTCTGGCCGCACCTGCCCTGGCGCAAGAGGCTGCGCCGGCAGAGACGCCATCGGAAACAGGCGCGGAACGCGGACCGATCAGCGGCGAGGATATCGTCGTTACCGCTGCTGCCGGTGACAAGTCGCGTTTTCGCTCGTCCATTTCCGTCTCGCAGGTGAGCCAGGAAGCGATCCAGAATTTCACGCCGCGTTCGGAAGCCGAAGTGCTGCGTTCCATCCCCGGCCTCCAGCCGTCGGACACGGCCGGCCCTGGCGGCAACGCCAATATCGGCGTGCGCGGCATTCCGGTGTCGACCGGCGGTTCGGAATATGTCGCGTTGCAGGAGGACGGCCTGCCCGTCACCCTGTTCGGTGACATCCAGTTCGGCAATAATGACTATTGGCTTCGTTTCGACCAGAATGTCGAGCGGGTCGAAGCCGTTCGCGGCGGTTCCGCTTCCACCTTCGCCAGTCAGGCGCCGGGCGCGGTCATCAACTATATCAGCAAGACGGGCGATAAGGAGGGCGGTTCGATCGGCCTCTCCAAGGGCTTGAATTTCCGCGAAACCCGCGTCGATTTCGACTATGGCGGACCGATCAGCGACACGCTGCGCTTCCATGTCGGCGGCTATGCCCGCGAAGGCGGCGGACCGACCAACGAGGATTTCAACATCCTGCGCGGCTATCAGGTGAAAGCCAACCTGACCAAGGATTTCGCCGACGGCAAGGGCTTTATCCGCTTCAACTTCAAGCGGCTGGATGAACATGCCCCGACCAACACCACCATGCCGTCGCTGGTGACGATCGACGGCAGCAAGATCACCGATTTCAAGCCGATGCCGACCTTCGACGCGCGCTCCGGGTCGACCTACTCCATCTATCAGCGTGACTTTCAATATGTGGACAGCAATGGCGCGCTCAAGACCACCGATGTCGAGGGTATCCATCCTCGCGTGACTTCGGTGGGCGCGCAGTTCCATTATGAACTGAGCGACATGCTGACGGTGGACAATAGTTTCCGCTACACCGACATGAGCGGCAATTTCACCACCCAGTTCCTGAATGTCGCGTCCACGGCCAGCGTGCTGGGATCGACCGTCAACGGCCAGACGGTCGGGGCGATCCGCTATGCCGCCGGCCCGAACAAGGGGCAGACCTATAGCGGCGCCTATCTGAACAATAATCCCAACATCAACACGTTGATGAAGGATATGGGCAGCATCGCCAATAATCTGGCGCTGACTGGCAAGTTCGATGTCGGTGGCGGCAAGGTGACAGTGCAGGCCGGCTGGTTCCACATGAGCCAGAATATCGTCCAGGACTGGCATGTGAACCGCCAGTATAGCGCACTGGAAGGCGAAAATGCCGCGCCGCTCAATCTCTATTCCACCACCGGCACCCAGATTACCGCAGCCGGGCAGGCGGGGCTTAACGACAATTGGGGCAGTTGCTGCGCCCGTAGCGTCGATCTGAAATATACCGACGACGCACCCTTCCTGTCCGCCAACTATTCCGGCGGGGGCTTCGACCTCGACGCCAGTATCCGGTTCGACCGGGTGCGCGGCGAAGGGACGGCGCAGGCCGGCGTGGCCGGTCCCGACTATGTCGTCAGCGATGAAGTGGGCAGCGCGACCCTGCCATCCATGTTGCCGGGCGGGGCGATCGAGCGGATCAATTACAGTCGCAGTTACACCAGTTGGTCGTTCGGTGCGCTCTATGCCTTCAACACCAGCACCAGCGTTTTCGCTCGTGTCAGCCGGGGCGGGCGCTTCAACGCCGATCGCCGCACGCTGGGCGGGAATTTCAATGCCGACGGGTCGCTCAACAGCCAGGGCGCCAGCACGGCCATCAACTTCCTCAATCAGCAGGAAGTGGGCGTGAAGCATCGTGGCTTCGTCGGCGGGTCGGGCAATTATTCGGTGGAAGTCACCGGGTTCCGCTCGACCCTTACCGAGAATAATTACGACTTCACCCGGATCAACAATCCCGCGCCGAACAACGATCCGAACATCTCCAACGATTATCGGTCCTGGGGTATTGAACTGACCGGGCGGCTGAATGTCGGCGATTTCCACCTCGCGGTCGATGCGACCTGGGTCAATCCCAAGATCGTGGACAGCGCGACGGCGGCACTGGCCGGCAACCGGCCGGGCGGCATTCCCAAGCTGACCTATCTGATCTCGCCTTCCTATGACGCAGGCCTGTTCGCGGTCGGCCTGTCGGCCAGTGGGCAGTCCAGCGCGCCGAATGACGATTTCAACCTCTACGCCGTGCGCGGCACGACCTTCTTCAATGGTTTCGTCAAGGTGCGACCCGTCGAAAATCTGGAACTGGGGCTGAACGCCAACAACCTGTTCGACACGCTGGGCTATCGTGGCGGCGGCCAGTTGCTGCCGATCAGCGCGACGACGGGCATTTTCCAGAACAGCGCGGTCTATGGCCGCACCGTGACTGCCTCGATCCGCTATAATTTCTGA
- a CDS encoding glycoside hydrolase family 68 protein, whose translation MTAHWTAAHIGAIPPVTTTIAAIAAQDFAPISPALDIWDAWPVQSRDGTPWTLASGEQLWMALAAPRFDNPDERHGHARIHLFRYDGHIWLPLGPAMPDGFSPGSREWSGSAIFDEGDGDVLLYFTAAGRRGEAAPDFEQRMFSARARPTDTGQLIDWRDLQEVIPPEPAHYMPTTCGGAIGTIKAFRDPAYFRDPADGGHYLLFAGSLAGSASAFNGVIGMATAPAGEPHRWRVAPPILSADGLNNELERPHIVHYGGCYYLFWSTQNHVFDPGGPTGPTGLYGMVSDRIEGGWRPLNGTGLVFANPPQVPAQSYSWMVLPDLSVTSFVDNWGGGPERRFGGSFAPFVQLWLDGDKAGVVA comes from the coding sequence ATGACCGCACACTGGACCGCCGCGCATATCGGCGCCATTCCTCCAGTGACAACGACTATCGCGGCCATTGCGGCGCAGGATTTCGCTCCGATCTCTCCGGCGCTGGATATCTGGGATGCATGGCCCGTCCAGTCGCGCGACGGCACTCCCTGGACTCTTGCTTCCGGTGAACAACTGTGGATGGCGCTGGCCGCGCCGCGGTTCGATAATCCCGATGAGCGCCACGGCCATGCGCGCATTCACCTGTTTCGATATGATGGCCATATATGGCTGCCCCTGGGTCCGGCCATGCCGGACGGCTTTTCACCCGGCAGTCGGGAATGGTCGGGATCGGCGATTTTCGATGAAGGGGACGGCGACGTGCTGCTCTACTTCACCGCTGCCGGCCGCCGTGGCGAGGCCGCGCCGGATTTTGAGCAACGCATGTTCAGCGCCCGCGCCCGGCCGACGGACACGGGCCAGTTGATCGACTGGCGCGACTTGCAGGAGGTGATCCCGCCGGAACCGGCGCATTATATGCCGACGACGTGCGGCGGCGCGATCGGGACGATCAAGGCCTTTCGTGATCCCGCCTATTTCCGCGATCCGGCAGATGGCGGCCATTATCTGTTGTTCGCGGGCTCTCTGGCCGGTTCGGCTTCTGCCTTTAATGGTGTCATCGGCATGGCAACCGCACCCGCCGGCGAACCCCACAGGTGGCGCGTCGCGCCGCCGATCCTCTCGGCCGATGGCCTTAACAATGAACTGGAACGCCCGCATATCGTTCATTACGGGGGCTGCTATTATCTGTTCTGGTCGACGCAAAACCATGTATTCGATCCCGGCGGACCAACCGGACCCACGGGCCTTTACGGCATGGTGAGTGACCGAATCGAGGGAGGATGGCGTCCATTGAACGGCACGGGCCTGGTTTTTGCCAATCCTCCCCAGGTGCCCGCGCAAAGCTATAGCTGGATGGTTCTGCCCGATCTGTCCGTCACCAGTTTCGTCGACAATTGGGGCGGCGGCCCGGAACGGCGTTTCGGCGGTAGCTTCGCACCATTCGTGCAGCTTTGGCTGGACGGCGACAAGGCAGGAGTTGTGGCATGA
- a CDS encoding MFS transporter, with product MRDQVERSRMPLSRIVEMNLGFLGIQFSFGLQQANMGPIYRYLGADEAHLPLLWLAGPVTGLLVQPIVGALSDRTVSRWGRRTPYFLIGAVLCSLGLLIMPYSPTLWFAASLLWMLDAANNITMEPYRAYVSDRLDESQRSLGFLTQSAFTGLAQTLSYLAPSLLVWWGFDADLVDANGIPDVTRIAFLIGAVISISTILWSVLRVPELPLPQEEIARMQSDRLSFGTALRDFVAAVREMPAPMRQLALSMLLQWFAMFAYWQFISFALARAIFDTADPASSGFRQAVLLTGQAGALYNAVAFLAAFAMVPLSRRIGPHYVHAVAVALSGAAMLAIPGANDRAHLFLLMIGIGIGWASMMGNPYVMLANAIPPERTGIYMGIFNMFIVIPMLLETLIVPVIYRPLLGGDPRNILLMSGVLMIAAGAATLIVRAPRRN from the coding sequence ATGCGCGATCAAGTCGAACGATCCAGGATGCCCCTGTCTCGCATCGTAGAGATGAATCTCGGCTTTTTGGGCATCCAATTCTCCTTTGGCCTGCAACAGGCCAATATGGGACCGATCTATCGCTATCTCGGCGCGGATGAGGCGCACCTGCCGCTGCTCTGGCTGGCTGGGCCTGTTACAGGGCTGCTCGTCCAGCCTATCGTTGGTGCGCTGAGTGACCGGACGGTCAGCCGCTGGGGGCGCCGCACCCCCTATTTCCTGATCGGCGCCGTGCTGTGTAGCCTGGGCCTGCTGATCATGCCGTACAGCCCGACATTGTGGTTCGCGGCCAGCCTGCTGTGGATGCTCGACGCGGCGAACAACATCACCATGGAACCCTATCGCGCCTATGTCAGTGACAGGCTGGACGAAAGCCAGCGATCGCTTGGCTTTCTGACGCAGAGCGCCTTTACCGGACTGGCCCAGACCCTGTCCTATCTGGCACCGTCACTCCTGGTCTGGTGGGGTTTCGATGCCGATCTGGTCGATGCGAACGGCATCCCCGATGTCACGCGGATCGCCTTCCTGATCGGCGCGGTCATCTCCATTTCGACCATTCTCTGGTCGGTGCTGCGCGTCCCCGAACTGCCCCTGCCGCAGGAAGAGATCGCCCGTATGCAGAGCGACAGGCTGTCCTTCGGCACCGCATTGCGCGATTTCGTCGCGGCGGTGCGCGAAATGCCGGCGCCGATGCGGCAGCTTGCGCTGTCCATGCTGTTGCAATGGTTCGCCATGTTCGCCTATTGGCAGTTCATCAGCTTTGCGCTGGCCCGCGCCATTTTCGACACCGCCGATCCCGCGAGCAGCGGCTTCCGCCAGGCGGTGCTGCTGACCGGCCAGGCCGGCGCCCTCTACAATGCCGTCGCCTTTCTCGCCGCCTTCGCGATGGTGCCGCTCAGCCGGCGGATCGGGCCGCACTATGTTCATGCCGTCGCGGTCGCGCTGTCGGGCGCTGCGATGCTGGCCATTCCCGGCGCGAACGATCGCGCCCATCTGTTCCTGCTGATGATCGGTATCGGCATTGGCTGGGCCAGCATGATGGGCAATCCCTATGTCATGCTCGCCAATGCCATTCCGCCGGAGCGAACCGGTATCTATATGGGCATTTTCAACATGTTCATCGTCATCCCGATGTTGCTCGAAACGCTGATCGTCCCGGTCATCTACCGTCCCCTGCTGGGCGGCGACCCGCGCAACATCCTGTTGATGAGCGGCGTGCTGATGATCGCCGCAGGAGCCGCCACCCTGATCGTCAGGGCACCCCGGCGCAATTGA
- a CDS encoding 2OG-Fe(II) oxygenase family protein, with translation MEKPRSLADLAESQPATPDSRDAAAWLKAAEPAIMVALRSGEEADLCPMIEKANLLWPDHARLLWLNALTLRQAQAHEAALTAAARAAALAPNDPPAQALHAQLRYETGRSAAAHFATARAVAPADLALIRGHAGALLAEGDAQAALALMTAALADHPGWMEGQTYGATLRRLSGAQGPEDEGFAQALRTEPHNLTLYLGRFHWLAKAKQWDAARTVLSDATRACGHAAALEVARLYLEAESGMAADKPDLFDGLADRPDAGLALARVRHALRCGAPDRAVNIALTQLGSPSAPLFWPYLSIGWRLLGDERAAWLDRPDRLIHSTDIGLDARELSDLAALLRTLHIATAPYPDQSVRGGTQTDRPLLFRHEPIVQRTRAAIEAAVSDYISALPTPESGHPLLGTPRGEVKFAGSWSVRLSAQGFHAAHTHPVGWISSALHVALPDPSAMGETPSGWLAFGTPPPELGLDLQPYRQIAPKAGRLVLFPSTLWHGTVPFADGERLSIAFDIRVPRR, from the coding sequence ATGGAAAAACCGCGCAGTCTTGCCGATCTTGCCGAGTCGCAGCCGGCAACGCCTGATTCCCGCGACGCCGCCGCCTGGTTGAAAGCAGCCGAACCAGCGATCATGGTGGCGTTACGTTCGGGGGAGGAAGCCGATCTTTGCCCGATGATCGAAAAGGCGAACCTCCTGTGGCCGGATCATGCGCGCCTGCTTTGGCTGAACGCTCTGACCCTGCGTCAGGCGCAGGCGCATGAAGCGGCGCTGACCGCCGCCGCACGGGCCGCGGCTCTGGCGCCGAACGATCCGCCGGCGCAGGCTCTGCACGCCCAGCTACGCTATGAAACCGGCCGCAGCGCAGCGGCGCATTTCGCCACCGCGCGCGCTGTCGCGCCTGCGGACCTGGCGTTGATCCGTGGCCATGCCGGCGCCCTCCTGGCAGAGGGCGATGCCCAGGCGGCGCTGGCGTTGATGACCGCCGCCCTTGCCGATCACCCCGGCTGGATGGAAGGGCAGACATATGGCGCAACGCTGCGCCGCCTTTCCGGCGCGCAGGGACCGGAGGATGAGGGCTTCGCACAGGCACTGCGAACCGAACCGCACAATCTGACCCTGTATCTCGGTCGCTTCCACTGGCTTGCCAAGGCGAAGCAATGGGATGCCGCCCGCACCGTGCTGAGCGATGCCACGCGCGCCTGCGGGCACGCGGCGGCGCTGGAAGTCGCGCGCCTCTATCTCGAAGCGGAATCGGGCATGGCCGCGGACAAGCCCGATCTGTTCGACGGGCTGGCCGATCGTCCCGACGCCGGCCTGGCCCTCGCCCGTGTCCGCCATGCGTTGCGGTGCGGTGCGCCGGACAGGGCAGTGAACATCGCTCTCACCCAGCTTGGCTCGCCGTCAGCGCCCTTGTTCTGGCCCTATCTCTCGATCGGCTGGCGTTTGCTGGGGGATGAACGGGCGGCCTGGCTTGACCGACCGGACAGGCTCATACACAGCACCGACATCGGTCTGGACGCGCGGGAATTATCGGACCTTGCGGCACTGCTCCGCACGCTCCATATCGCGACAGCGCCCTATCCCGATCAGTCGGTGCGTGGCGGCACCCAGACCGACCGCCCCCTGCTCTTTCGCCACGAACCGATTGTCCAGCGCACCCGCGCCGCCATCGAAGCTGCGGTGAGCGACTATATATCCGCCCTGCCCACCCCTGAGTCCGGCCATCCGCTGCTTGGGACGCCACGCGGCGAGGTGAAATTTGCGGGAAGCTGGTCCGTACGCCTTTCGGCCCAGGGCTTCCACGCTGCGCATACGCATCCGGTGGGCTGGATCAGTTCGGCGCTGCATGTGGCCTTGCCAGACCCTTCGGCGATGGGGGAAACGCCATCGGGCTGGCTGGCTTTCGGCACGCCGCCACCGGAACTGGGACTGGATCTGCAACCCTATCGTCAGATCGCACCGAAGGCGGGCCGCCTGGTCCTCTTTCCGTCCACCCTCTGGCACGGCACCGTGCCATTCGCGGATGGCGAGCGGCTGTCCATCGCCTTCGACATCCGCGTGCCGCGCCGCTGA
- a CDS encoding alpha-galactosidase has product MPSVRSILLAGSVILSLGAAESSWAKASATADGRVMRLDGGGVTYAIGVDEQGYLQPLYWGAALDDQAPLSARHPTELSGFDPAGSITPQEYAGQGEGLVSEPGVKAIFADGNRDLVLKYRSHTISGETLTVELADIRRPLTVTLHYVIDPATGVIARSASVRNGDSKPVRIDQIAAATYTLPVGNDYRLHYLTGRHASEWSQVETPVTPALTVLESRRGSTGHGNQPWFAIQKGDKTSETDGAIWYGALAWSGSFRLSIGLDNLSRVRISGGYNPYDFSWTLKPGESLDTPIFYTGYTNKGMGDASRRFHAFQRTSIIPGGDRAKIRPVLYNSWEATTFNVTQAGQMALAEKAAKIGVERFVVDDGWFGARDDDRAGLGDWTVNPRKFPNGLKPLIDRVKTLGMDFGLWVEPEMVNVNSDLYRAHPDWVLNFPDRPRTEGRNQLVLNLARTDVRDHLLGVLDRLVSQNDIAFLKWDYNRNWTEAGWPEMSPEDQQRVQVQYVRNLYHILSELRRRHPGLEIEGCSGGGGRIDLAIMGLTDQSWTSDNTDPYDRLTIQDGFTQAYAPSIMMAWVTDSPNWANGRETSLDYRFLSAMQGSLGIGANLDHWQAADFATATRWIAAYKTIREIVQRGDLYRIAPPQADAATSATFHVARDKSRAVLFQMLHSSSFRDNVEALHPAGLDPVRSYRVRMLDGSALPDGVPAQATGAYWMEQGLRVKLKGDYKGAAFLFES; this is encoded by the coding sequence ATGCCGTCTGTTCGATCGATCTTGCTGGCAGGGTCCGTCATCCTGTCTCTCGGCGCCGCGGAATCGTCATGGGCCAAAGCGAGCGCGACTGCGGACGGGCGGGTGATGCGGCTGGACGGCGGCGGCGTGACCTATGCCATCGGGGTCGATGAGCAAGGGTATCTCCAGCCGCTCTACTGGGGTGCGGCACTGGATGACCAGGCGCCGCTTTCGGCCCGGCATCCCACGGAGTTGTCGGGCTTCGACCCGGCGGGATCGATCACCCCGCAGGAATATGCCGGGCAGGGCGAGGGGCTGGTCAGCGAACCGGGCGTCAAGGCGATATTCGCTGACGGCAATCGCGACCTTGTCCTCAAATATCGAAGCCACACAATTTCGGGTGAGACGCTGACGGTCGAACTGGCCGATATCCGTCGGCCGCTGACCGTCACGCTGCACTATGTGATCGATCCGGCGACGGGTGTGATCGCCCGGTCGGCCAGCGTACGCAATGGCGACAGCAAGCCGGTGCGCATCGATCAGATCGCAGCGGCGACCTATACGCTGCCGGTCGGCAATGACTATCGTCTGCATTATCTGACGGGTCGCCATGCCTCCGAATGGTCGCAGGTGGAAACTCCGGTGACGCCGGCTCTCACCGTGCTGGAAAGCCGTCGAGGATCGACTGGTCATGGCAACCAGCCCTGGTTCGCGATTCAGAAGGGGGACAAGACCAGCGAGACGGATGGGGCCATATGGTATGGCGCGCTCGCCTGGTCCGGTTCGTTTCGGCTCTCGATCGGCCTCGACAATCTGAGCCGTGTGCGGATCAGCGGCGGGTATAATCCCTATGATTTTAGCTGGACGCTAAAGCCGGGCGAAAGCCTGGATACGCCGATTTTCTACACCGGCTATACGAACAAGGGGATGGGCGATGCATCGCGCCGCTTCCACGCGTTCCAGCGGACCAGCATCATTCCCGGCGGCGACAGGGCCAAGATCCGGCCTGTCCTCTATAATAGCTGGGAAGCCACGACCTTCAACGTGACCCAGGCCGGGCAGATGGCGCTGGCGGAGAAAGCCGCGAAGATCGGGGTCGAACGGTTCGTGGTCGATGACGGCTGGTTCGGTGCGCGTGACGACGACAGGGCGGGACTGGGGGACTGGACCGTCAATCCGCGCAAATTCCCCAATGGCCTGAAGCCGCTGATCGACCGGGTGAAGACGCTGGGCATGGATTTCGGCCTGTGGGTCGAACCGGAGATGGTGAACGTCAATTCGGATCTCTACCGCGCCCATCCCGACTGGGTGCTGAATTTCCCCGACCGGCCGCGCACCGAAGGGCGCAACCAGTTGGTTCTGAACCTCGCCCGGACGGATGTGCGCGACCATTTGCTGGGCGTGCTGGACCGGCTGGTCAGCCAGAACGACATCGCCTTCCTGAAATGGGATTATAACCGCAACTGGACCGAGGCAGGCTGGCCGGAAATGTCGCCGGAGGATCAGCAGCGGGTGCAGGTCCAATATGTCCGCAACCTCTATCATATCCTGTCCGAATTGCGGCGGCGGCATCCGGGGCTGGAGATTGAGGGATGTTCGGGCGGCGGCGGGCGCATCGACCTGGCTATCATGGGGCTGACCGACCAGAGCTGGACATCGGACAATACCGATCCCTATGATCGCCTGACCATTCAGGACGGCTTTACCCAGGCCTATGCTCCCTCGATCATGATGGCGTGGGTGACGGACAGCCCCAATTGGGCGAACGGGCGGGAAACCAGCCTCGACTATCGCTTCCTGTCCGCCATGCAGGGGAGCTTGGGTATCGGGGCCAATCTCGACCACTGGCAGGCCGCGGATTTCGCCACGGCCACCAGGTGGATTGCGGCTTACAAGACGATCCGGGAGATTGTGCAGCGTGGCGACCTTTACCGGATCGCACCGCCACAGGCGGATGCGGCGACCTCTGCGACCTTCCATGTCGCGCGGGACAAGAGCCGCGCGGTACTGTTCCAGATGCTGCACAGTTCCTCGTTCCGCGACAATGTCGAGGCGCTCCATCCAGCAGGGCTGGACCCGGTGCGCAGCTACAGGGTGCGGATGCTGGATGGATCGGCCCTGCCCGACGGGGTGCCGGCCCAGGCGACCGGCGCCTACTGGATGGAGCAGGGGCTGCGCGTGAAGCTCAAGGGTGACTATAAGGGGGCGGCCTTCCTGTTCGAAAGCTGA